The Bacillota bacterium genome includes a window with the following:
- a CDS encoding MoxR family ATPase: MDIKQVQEKCDEIISQVGSVVLGKEQVLQNILAGMLANGHILLEDVPGVAKTLTASMFAQVLGLEFRRIQFLPDLLPGDLTGGFIYDPGQSQWQFREGPLFANLVLADEINRGTPKTQSALVEAMQEKQVTIEGRVFPLEPPFLVLATQNPVEFEGTYPLPEAQMDRFIMRLQIGYPDAQVEQKILADRAERRQDEAKLPQVVTREEFLAMQRAIEEVHVSADVQRYIVEIVAATRAENRVQLGSSPRGSLALFRLARARAALMGRDFVLSEDVKQMAIPALAHRLLLRAEFWLEHITGEQIISDILTKVPTPEAGGSQYVSLAE, from the coding sequence ATGGACATTAAGCAAGTACAGGAGAAGTGTGATGAGATCATTTCCCAAGTGGGCAGTGTGGTCCTAGGTAAGGAGCAGGTACTCCAGAATATCCTCGCGGGGATGCTGGCCAATGGACACATTTTGCTGGAGGACGTTCCTGGAGTAGCCAAGACCTTAACAGCCAGTATGTTTGCCCAGGTATTGGGATTAGAGTTTCGCCGGATTCAGTTCCTGCCGGATTTGCTCCCCGGAGACTTAACCGGTGGGTTTATCTACGACCCCGGTCAGTCACAGTGGCAGTTTCGGGAAGGGCCTCTCTTTGCCAATTTGGTGCTGGCCGATGAAATTAACCGGGGTACCCCCAAGACCCAATCGGCCCTGGTGGAGGCTATGCAGGAAAAGCAGGTAACCATTGAGGGAAGGGTTTTTCCCTTGGAACCACCCTTCTTGGTCTTGGCCACCCAAAACCCCGTGGAGTTTGAAGGTACTTATCCTCTGCCGGAAGCGCAAATGGACCGGTTTATCATGAGACTGCAGATTGGGTATCCCGATGCCCAGGTGGAGCAGAAGATCCTAGCGGATCGAGCAGAGCGAAGGCAGGATGAGGCTAAGCTTCCCCAGGTGGTCACCCGGGAGGAGTTCTTGGCCATGCAAAGGGCCATCGAAGAAGTCCATGTATCTGCCGATGTCCAGCGGTATATCGTGGAGATCGTAGCTGCCACCAGGGCAGAAAACCGGGTGCAGCTGGGCTCTTCCCCCCGGGGCAGCCTAGCCCTCTTTAGGCTGGCCCGAGCCCGGGCAGCGCTGATGGGAAGGGACTTTGTTCTCTCCGAGGATGTCAAGCAGATGGCCATCCCGGCCCTGGCCCATCGCCTCTTGCTTCGGGCGGAGTTTTGGCTGGAACATATCACCGGTGAGCAGATTATCTCAGACATCCTCACCAAAGTGCCGACACCGGAAGCCGGAGGAAGCCAATATGTCTCGCTGGCTGAGTAG
- a CDS encoding DUF4129 domain-containing protein → MVRAKSRRSRLWVLVVLVLFLLMGYATEGPLQLPEWDPEEAGDGLAWSNILVWIFIGLALLAYVGFLWIILTSPIYEDEDEKYEDPKRLPWQVVAFLGVMFAGFAALIAWLRKNAPEESVPPQGPPGVGPGFPGGLPGGRGGYLEEMVPGEMVSHQVPAILLWILGIMAGLMLAAVVFRIIKSRPAPKPVEGPTHEEQRQALQQTIAVSLAQLEAEPDPRKAILACYRGFLHLMQEQGLQLPASYTAEESLYAALANFDLPEGALQTLIDIFQLARFSRHPMTVEDKAQAIGALKECKAALEQAEAEEESRAKEEQDGYNT, encoded by the coding sequence TTGGTAAGGGCAAAGAGCCGGCGGTCTAGGCTGTGGGTCCTGGTGGTCCTAGTGCTGTTTCTCCTAATGGGTTATGCCACGGAAGGGCCCTTACAGCTTCCGGAGTGGGATCCGGAAGAAGCAGGCGATGGCTTGGCTTGGAGTAATATCTTAGTATGGATTTTTATCGGACTGGCTTTATTGGCCTATGTGGGCTTTTTATGGATTATCTTGACTTCACCTATCTATGAAGACGAGGATGAGAAGTACGAAGACCCCAAAAGACTGCCCTGGCAGGTGGTGGCCTTCTTGGGGGTGATGTTTGCCGGGTTTGCCGCACTGATTGCCTGGCTGCGAAAGAATGCCCCTGAGGAGTCCGTGCCTCCCCAGGGCCCTCCGGGCGTGGGTCCGGGATTTCCTGGAGGATTGCCCGGCGGTCGAGGTGGTTACCTGGAGGAGATGGTTCCCGGGGAAATGGTCAGCCACCAAGTGCCGGCGATCCTGCTGTGGATCCTGGGCATTATGGCTGGACTGATGCTGGCAGCCGTTGTGTTCCGGATTATTAAGTCACGGCCTGCCCCCAAACCGGTGGAAGGCCCTACCCATGAGGAACAGCGCCAGGCCCTGCAGCAGACCATTGCCGTCAGTTTAGCTCAACTGGAAGCAGAGCCCGATCCCAGGAAGGCAATCCTCGCCTGCTATCGGGGGTTTTTGCATCTGATGCAGGAGCAGGGACTGCAGCTTCCGGCCTCCTACACCGCGGAGGAAAGCTTGTATGCGGCTCTAGCCAATTTCGATTTGCCTGAGGGGGCCTTGCAGACCTTGATTGACATCTTCCAGTTGGCTCGCTTCAGCCGGCACCCCATGACTGTCGAGGATAAGGCTCAGGCCATTGGAGCTTTAAAGGAGTGTAAAGCCGCGCTGGAACAGGCGGAAGCAGAAGAGGAGTCCCGGGCAAAGGAGGAGCAAGATGGCTACAACACCTAA
- a CDS encoding DUF58 domain-containing protein has protein sequence MSRWLSRKHKTYYLLCGAAIFLGIVLGKTRILLLGLPFGIMALLPLLRPFTAQMAASSQVSHRTAFEGETVSVKLTIHAVTELPCLQVTHILHYPDGSRPEVTVMLLSLASGETRELECEIHLEARGEYLVDHFEFQSLDPEHMVWTKHPTEGGRVVAAYPRLVKVQLPSGGMRQLGHYTGNYVSQRPGEGTELAEIRRYVAGDATKHINWKASLKWQSLHVNARLQEKNADVVFVVDTMQDIGGRPNSYLDRTARGVASLANCFLERKDRVGFIEYGGTVSWLRPAYGKRHTYRILHRLARLVPSGSHAFREMDSLPMQALPAEATLFVFTPLMDRRSMRMLVSLALRGFRPIVVYLSPCQLAKGELAQFPPEPLVQRWWEYEQARKLRELRRSGLTVVRWDGEVTSLGPVLAAAAESRRGRVS, from the coding sequence ATGTCTCGCTGGCTGAGTAGAAAGCACAAAACCTATTACCTGCTCTGCGGTGCCGCCATTTTCTTGGGAATTGTGTTGGGCAAAACCAGGATTCTCCTCCTGGGTTTGCCCTTTGGAATTATGGCGCTGCTGCCCCTCCTTCGCCCCTTTACCGCTCAGATGGCTGCCTCCAGCCAGGTATCCCACCGCACCGCCTTTGAAGGGGAAACGGTGTCGGTGAAACTGACCATCCATGCGGTAACGGAGCTGCCTTGCCTGCAGGTGACCCATATCCTGCACTATCCCGATGGCAGTCGGCCGGAGGTAACGGTGATGCTGCTGTCCCTGGCCTCCGGTGAAACCCGGGAGCTGGAGTGCGAGATCCACCTCGAAGCCCGAGGGGAATACCTGGTGGATCACTTTGAATTCCAGAGCTTAGATCCGGAGCATATGGTGTGGACGAAGCACCCCACCGAAGGGGGCCGAGTGGTTGCCGCCTATCCCCGCCTGGTTAAGGTGCAGCTGCCCTCAGGGGGAATGCGCCAGCTGGGCCATTACACCGGCAACTACGTGTCCCAGCGGCCGGGAGAGGGGACGGAGCTGGCGGAGATTCGCCGGTATGTGGCCGGAGATGCCACCAAACACATCAACTGGAAGGCCTCCTTGAAGTGGCAGAGTCTTCATGTTAATGCCAGGCTGCAAGAGAAAAACGCGGACGTGGTGTTTGTTGTCGATACCATGCAGGACATCGGCGGGCGTCCCAACAGCTATCTGGATCGGACGGCCCGGGGCGTGGCCAGTCTGGCCAACTGCTTTTTGGAGCGCAAGGACCGAGTTGGGTTTATCGAGTATGGGGGAACGGTGTCTTGGCTGCGCCCGGCCTATGGCAAACGCCATACTTACAGGATCCTCCATCGCCTGGCGCGGCTTGTGCCCTCGGGCAGTCATGCCTTTCGAGAAATGGACAGCCTGCCGATGCAGGCCCTTCCCGCAGAGGCCACACTCTTTGTCTTTACTCCCCTGATGGACCGGCGGTCGATGCGGATGTTGGTCTCTCTGGCCCTGCGGGGATTCCGCCCCATTGTGGTCTACCTGTCCCCCTGTCAGCTGGCAAAGGGAGAACTGGCCCAATTTCCTCCGGAACCGCTGGTGCAGCGGTGGTGGGAGTACGAGCAGGCCCGGAAGCTGCGGGAACTGCGCCGGTCGGGATTGACGGTGGTACGCTGGGATGGTGAGGTCACTTCCCTGGGACCGGTGTTGGCGGCAGCTGCGGAGTCTCGCCGGGGACGGGTTAGTTGA